The Cellulophaga sp. L1A9 genome window below encodes:
- the atpE gene encoding ATP synthase F0 subunit C — protein MYNLIGAGLIVIGGGIGLGMIGGKAMEGIARQPEAAGKIQTAMIIIGALLEGLAFGALLLGN, from the coding sequence ATGTACAATTTAATTGGAGCAGGATTAATCGTAATCGGTGGTGGTATCGGTTTAGGTATGATTGGTGGTAAAGCAATGGAAGGTATTGCTCGTCAACCTGAAGCAGCTGGTAAAATCCAAACTGCGATGATCATTATCGGAGCATTATTAGAAGGTTTAGCATTCGGTGCTTTACTTTTAGGAAATTAA
- the atpB gene encoding F0F1 ATP synthase subunit A — protein sequence MNIASKYITRTALLIILTFSLQGFSMSDPEKEAHVEAAEGKINTKESIENYIAHHLKDAHDFHLYSYTTDAGETKHIGFPLPVILWSSNGLVTFMSSEFHHDDNGQVIVNRGGSKFTKLHSVIYELDANATAISFDEHHHPENAHKPLDFSITKSVFGMLFAGLLMILGFRALASGYKKSPIPTGFARVLEPLVLYVRDEIARPNIGEKHYRKFMGFLLTVFFFIWILNLLGLTPLGFNVTGQIAVTVCLALFTFLIIQFNGNKDYWKHIFWMPGVPVLMKIALIPVEILGMLTKPFSLFVRLFANITAGHSVVMGIAALMILLKAQFGTVGATGISVLLTLFLTVIELLVAFLQAYIFTMLSSLFIGMAVAEHDHAHEHDAQGHKIEDAEDVRGDFI from the coding sequence ATGAATATAGCATCAAAATATATTACTAGAACAGCTTTATTAATTATCCTTACGTTCTCATTACAAGGGTTTTCCATGTCTGATCCAGAAAAGGAAGCACATGTGGAGGCTGCAGAAGGTAAGATAAATACTAAAGAAAGTATTGAGAACTATATTGCGCATCACCTTAAGGATGCTCATGATTTTCACTTGTATTCGTATACAACAGATGCTGGAGAAACAAAACACATTGGCTTTCCACTACCTGTAATCTTATGGTCTAGTAATGGACTAGTTACTTTTATGTCATCAGAATTTCATCATGATGATAACGGTCAAGTTATCGTAAATCGTGGTGGTTCTAAATTCACAAAATTACATAGTGTAATATACGAGTTAGACGCTAATGCAACTGCAATTAGCTTCGATGAACACCATCACCCAGAAAATGCACATAAACCATTAGACTTCTCAATCACTAAAAGTGTATTCGGAATGTTATTTGCTGGATTGTTAATGATTTTAGGGTTTAGAGCTTTAGCTAGCGGTTATAAGAAGAGCCCAATCCCAACAGGATTTGCTCGTGTATTAGAGCCGTTGGTATTATATGTACGTGACGAAATAGCAAGACCAAACATTGGCGAGAAGCATTACCGAAAGTTTATGGGCTTCTTATTGACCGTATTTTTCTTTATTTGGATTTTGAACTTACTAGGGTTAACGCCTTTAGGTTTTAACGTAACAGGACAAATTGCGGTAACGGTGTGTTTGGCCTTATTTACATTTTTAATCATTCAATTTAACGGAAATAAAGATTACTGGAAGCATATTTTTTGGATGCCTGGAGTTCCTGTACTTATGAAAATAGCGCTAATCCCTGTTGAGATATTAGGGATGTTAACAAAGCCATTCTCCTTATTTGTACGTTTATTTGCAAACATTACAGCAGGCCACTCAGTAGTCATGGGTATTGCAGCATTGATGATCTTATTAAAAGCACAATTTGGTACCGTTGGTGCTACAGGAATATCTGTACTATTAACCTTATTTTTAACTGTAATAGAACTATTAGTTGCCTTTTTACAAGCCTATATTTTCACCATGTTATCGTCATTATTTATTGGTATGGCTGTTGCAGAACATGATCATGCGCATGAACATGATGCTCAAGGTCATAAAATTGAAGATGCAGAAGATGTAAGAGGCGATTTTATTTAA
- a CDS encoding DUF6168 family protein, whose translation MLKSILQYILVFTLLFLLGKYVHLAILDDTIPFPLGKMYLFHYLFSLGICILICYLAYADILKEQLSLIYLATLFLKLIFFAILFKSTVFSEVSIPRIDRFSMLIPLILFLTVEVLFISKILKKI comes from the coding sequence TTGCTCAAATCCATTTTACAATACATTCTTGTATTTACCTTATTATTCCTTCTGGGTAAATATGTCCACTTAGCCATTTTAGACGATACCATTCCATTCCCTTTAGGAAAAATGTATCTCTTTCATTATCTATTTTCCTTAGGCATCTGCATATTAATTTGCTATCTCGCATATGCCGATATTTTAAAAGAACAATTGAGCTTAATCTATTTAGCTACACTTTTCTTAAAGTTAATCTTCTTTGCTATTCTATTTAAAAGCACTGTATTTAGTGAGGTATCAATACCTCGTATAGATAGGTTTTCCATGTTAATTCCTCTTATTCTATTTCTGACTGTTGAAGTCCTATTTATCTCAAAAATTCTAAAGAAAATCTAG
- a CDS encoding AtpZ/AtpI family protein, with product METQKPRKKINKGLQTATKLSGIGIQMGLTIYLGNLLGSWLDEKYATNYLEISITLVAIFVSMYSMIRQANNLNK from the coding sequence ATGGAAACTCAAAAGCCTCGTAAAAAAATAAACAAGGGTTTACAAACTGCAACAAAACTTTCAGGAATAGGAATCCAAATGGGCCTTACCATTTACTTAGGAAACTTATTAGGTTCTTGGCTAGACGAAAAATACGCAACAAATTATTTAGAAATTTCTATCACACTTGTTGCTATCTTTGTATCCATGTATTCCATGATACGTCAAGCCAATAACCTTAACAAATAA
- a CDS encoding polymer-forming cytoskeletal protein, translated as MFSDNKKQKPKAMTEVGGQPNRIEKNTRIKGDIISEADFRIDGKLDGNVKTSGKVVIGKDGYIHGKVECVNADIEGSFNGELLVSDLLSLKSSAVIEGVVSVAKLAVEPGATFNAACTMGGGKIASPNKPANTSNGNSKAS; from the coding sequence ATGTTTTCAGATAATAAAAAGCAAAAGCCTAAAGCAATGACAGAAGTAGGAGGACAACCCAACAGAATTGAAAAAAACACACGTATTAAAGGAGATATCATTTCAGAAGCAGATTTCAGAATTGATGGAAAATTAGATGGGAATGTTAAAACTTCTGGTAAAGTTGTTATTGGTAAAGATGGTTACATCCATGGTAAAGTAGAGTGCGTAAATGCTGATATTGAAGGAAGTTTCAATGGTGAGCTTCTAGTATCCGACCTATTATCATTAAAATCATCTGCTGTAATTGAAGGTGTTGTCTCTGTAGCTAAATTAGCTGTTGAACCAGGTGCAACCTTTAATGCGGCGTGTACCATGGGAGGTGGCAAAATAGCTTCTCCTAACAAACCCGCTAACACTTCTAATGGAAACTCAAAAGCCTCGTAA